In one Labrys wisconsinensis genomic region, the following are encoded:
- a CDS encoding Maf family nucleotide pyrophosphatase, producing MPDRPKLVLASASPRRLALLEQAGCAPDALLPSDLDETPKRGEAARSLVQRLARDKVQAALTTLATRPDLAGAYVLAADTAVSCTGRLLPKAERVEEADACLRLLSGRTHRVMTGVAVAAPGGAVRTRMVETRVRFKHLSRDELDNYLGSGEWKGKAGGYAIQGLAGVFAIKLVGSYTNVVGLPLYETVALLEGEGFPVRATWLDER from the coding sequence ATGCCCGACCGCCCCAAGCTCGTCCTCGCCTCCGCCAGCCCCCGCCGCCTCGCCCTCCTGGAGCAGGCGGGCTGCGCACCCGATGCGCTCCTGCCCTCCGACCTCGACGAGACGCCGAAGCGGGGCGAAGCGGCGCGCTCGCTGGTGCAGCGCCTGGCGCGCGACAAGGTGCAGGCGGCCCTCACCACCCTGGCGACGCGGCCGGACCTCGCCGGCGCCTATGTGCTGGCCGCCGACACGGCCGTCTCCTGCACCGGGCGCCTCCTGCCCAAGGCCGAGCGGGTGGAGGAGGCGGATGCCTGCCTGCGCCTGCTCTCCGGGCGCACGCACCGGGTGATGACCGGCGTCGCCGTCGCGGCGCCCGGTGGGGCGGTCCGCACCCGCATGGTCGAGACGCGGGTGCGCTTCAAGCACTTGTCGCGCGACGAGCTCGACAACTATCTCGGCTCGGGCGAATGGAAGGGCAAGGCGGGCGGCTATGCCATCCAGGGCCTGGCCGGGGTGTTCGCGATCAAGCTGGTCGGCTCCTATACCAATGTCGTCGGCCTGCCCCTCTACGAGACGGTGGCGCTTCTGGAAGGCGAAGGCTTTCCCGTGCGCGCCACCTGGCTGGACGAACGCTGA
- the yacG gene encoding DNA gyrase inhibitor YacG gives MARSVEPLVPKRGCPICGKPRDARYDPFCSKRCAEIDLSRWLKGVYAIPGAPADDEDEAPPAPDDETRKS, from the coding sequence ATGGCCCGATCCGTCGAACCGCTGGTGCCCAAGCGCGGCTGCCCGATCTGCGGCAAGCCCCGCGATGCCAGATATGACCCGTTCTGCTCCAAGCGCTGCGCCGAGATCGACCTGTCGCGCTGGCTGAAGGGCGTCTACGCCATTCCCGGCGCCCCGGCGGACGACGAGGACGAGGCGCCGCCGGCGCCCGACGACGAGACCCGAAAGAGCTGA
- a CDS encoding Ldh family oxidoreductase, translating to MAEPIRFTAGSLAPFVEQALIAGGADAASADAATRAMMHASRLGVDSHGVRLLPYYLSVIATGEVNGAPELRLERAAGSAAILDADGAIGHLACYRAMAEAVAIAREQGVGAVTIKRMSHMGAAGAYALWAAEQGCIGFLTANSDAAVRLHDGRDAFHGTSPIAWGAPVPGQRPWLLDMATSAIPMNRVLLYRSLGRILPADVAVDEVGRVTTDPHAARVLSPVGGEYGYKGAGLAGLVEILSAPLTGMALSTELKPMYGVSTGRPRDMGGFALAIDPSAFIPAPIYEGIMTRYLESIRAAAPAEGAAGQPMAPGDREWAVEAERLKNGIPVDPDTVAAMEQLSATHGLTPPVRA from the coding sequence ATGGCCGAACCGATCCGCTTCACCGCAGGAAGCCTCGCTCCTTTCGTGGAGCAAGCTCTCATCGCCGGCGGCGCCGACGCCGCCTCCGCCGACGCGGCGACGCGGGCGATGATGCACGCTTCGCGCCTGGGCGTGGACAGCCATGGCGTGCGCCTCCTGCCCTATTACCTGTCGGTGATCGCCACCGGCGAGGTCAACGGCGCGCCGGAGCTCCGGCTGGAGCGGGCCGCCGGATCCGCGGCGATCCTCGACGCCGACGGGGCCATCGGCCACCTCGCCTGCTACCGCGCCATGGCGGAGGCGGTCGCCATCGCCAGGGAGCAGGGGGTGGGCGCCGTCACCATCAAGCGCATGTCGCACATGGGCGCAGCCGGCGCCTATGCGCTGTGGGCGGCCGAGCAGGGCTGCATCGGCTTCCTCACCGCCAATTCCGATGCCGCGGTGCGCCTGCATGACGGGCGCGACGCCTTCCACGGCACCAGCCCGATCGCCTGGGGCGCGCCGGTGCCGGGCCAGCGGCCCTGGCTGCTCGACATGGCGACCAGCGCCATCCCGATGAACCGCGTGCTGCTCTACCGCTCGCTCGGCCGCATCCTGCCGGCGGACGTGGCGGTGGACGAGGTCGGGCGCGTCACCACCGACCCGCACGCGGCCCGGGTGCTCTCGCCGGTCGGCGGCGAATATGGCTACAAGGGCGCCGGCCTCGCCGGCCTGGTGGAGATCCTCAGCGCGCCGCTCACCGGCATGGCGCTCTCCACCGAGCTCAAGCCGATGTACGGCGTCTCGACGGGCCGGCCGCGCGACATGGGCGGCTTCGCCCTGGCGATCGACCCTTCGGCCTTCATCCCCGCCCCGATCTACGAGGGCATCATGACCCGCTACCTCGAGAGCATCCGCGCCGCCGCCCCGGCCGAAGGCGCCGCCGGCCAGCCGATGGCTCCGGGCGACCGCGAATGGGCCGTGGAAGCGGAGCGGCTGAAGAACGGCATCCCGGTCGACCCCGACACGGTGGCGGCGATGGAGCAGCTGTCGGCCACGCACGGCCTGACGCCGCCGGTCAGGGCGTAG
- a CDS encoding NAD(P)/FAD-dependent oxidoreductase, whose product MDNLGHPAQSYYLATALPLPAQPALREDVRADVCIVGAGYTGLGAALALAQRGLSVVVLEAAQIGSGASGRNGGQVHTGHRRDQDYLEEKLGLDTAMALWRMAEDAKAYLKRLIADHAIACDFKPGILGADHKPHYVALSQAYVEKLNTRYGYPHAVALSKPELDAMLGATGYYGGMLDRDGGHLHPLNLALGLARAALAGGVRIFERSKALGYEKAGGKAIVATAQGRVTADWLLLAGDGYLSGLDARTEARVMPINNFILATAPMSEAQAKALIRDDVAVADSRFVVNYYRLSADRRLLFGGGENYRAGFPPDMKAFVRGHMLKIFPQLSGIGIDYAWGGTLGITTTRLPFVRRLAPNVLTAAGYSGQGVMLGPYFGKILADAIAGTLGEFDRLAALPTPPFPGGRLLRWPTLVAAMSYYALRDRI is encoded by the coding sequence ATGGACAATCTCGGCCATCCCGCCCAATCCTACTACCTCGCCACCGCCTTGCCGCTGCCGGCGCAGCCGGCGCTGCGGGAGGACGTGCGGGCGGATGTCTGCATCGTCGGCGCCGGCTATACCGGCCTCGGCGCGGCGCTGGCGCTGGCGCAGCGCGGCCTCAGCGTGGTGGTGCTGGAGGCGGCGCAGATCGGCTCCGGCGCGTCGGGCCGCAATGGCGGCCAGGTGCATACCGGCCATCGCCGCGACCAGGACTATCTCGAAGAAAAGCTCGGCCTCGATACGGCGATGGCGCTGTGGCGCATGGCCGAGGATGCCAAGGCCTATCTCAAGCGCCTGATCGCCGACCATGCCATCGCCTGCGACTTCAAGCCCGGCATCCTCGGCGCCGACCACAAGCCGCATTATGTCGCGCTGTCCCAGGCCTATGTCGAGAAGCTCAACACCCGCTACGGCTATCCCCATGCCGTGGCGCTGTCGAAGCCTGAGCTCGACGCCATGCTCGGCGCCACCGGCTATTACGGCGGCATGCTCGACCGCGACGGCGGCCATCTGCACCCGCTCAACCTGGCGCTCGGCCTCGCCCGTGCCGCCCTTGCGGGCGGGGTGCGCATCTTCGAGCGCTCGAAGGCGCTCGGCTACGAGAAGGCCGGCGGCAAGGCGATCGTCGCTACGGCGCAGGGCCGCGTCACCGCCGACTGGCTGCTGCTCGCCGGTGACGGCTATCTCTCCGGCCTCGATGCCCGCACCGAGGCGCGGGTGATGCCGATCAACAATTTCATCCTCGCCACTGCGCCGATGAGCGAGGCGCAGGCGAAGGCGCTGATTCGCGACGACGTCGCCGTGGCCGACAGCCGCTTCGTGGTGAACTATTACCGGCTCTCGGCCGACCGGCGGCTGCTGTTCGGTGGCGGCGAGAACTATCGTGCCGGCTTCCCGCCCGACATGAAGGCCTTCGTGCGCGGGCACATGCTGAAGATCTTCCCGCAGCTTTCCGGCATCGGCATCGACTATGCCTGGGGCGGCACCCTCGGCATCACCACCACGCGCCTGCCCTTCGTGCGGCGCCTCGCGCCCAACGTGCTGACGGCCGCCGGCTATTCCGGCCAGGGCGTGATGCTCGGGCCCTATTTCGGCAAGATCCTGGCCGACGCCATCGCCGGCACGCTCGGCGAGTTCGACCGGCTCGCCGCCCTGCCGACGCCGCCCTTCCCCGGCGGGCGGCTGCTGCGCTGGCCGACGCTGGTGGCGGCCATGAGCTACTACGCCTTGCGCGACCGGATCTGA
- a CDS encoding beta-class carbonic anhydrase: protein MSKIYDEVLSANAGYAGSFGDKGSLALPPARRFAILTCMDARLDPARYAGLAEGDAHVIRNAGGRATDDAIRSLVISHKLLGTLEWFVIHHTNCGMELFADEVIADLLEDDLGTASFDGKAWTNPHHHGGHAAGHFVKWHTIGDQARSVLQDVRRIREHPLVSPSIPIYGFVYDVRSGRLDEVKAASEAGKAAA from the coding sequence ATGTCCAAGATCTACGACGAGGTGCTTTCGGCCAATGCGGGCTATGCCGGCTCGTTCGGCGACAAGGGCTCGCTCGCCCTGCCGCCCGCCCGCCGCTTCGCCATCCTGACCTGCATGGATGCGCGCCTCGATCCCGCCCGATATGCCGGCCTCGCCGAGGGCGACGCCCATGTCATCCGCAACGCCGGCGGCCGGGCCACGGACGACGCCATCCGCTCGCTGGTGATCTCGCACAAGCTGCTCGGCACGCTCGAGTGGTTCGTCATCCACCACACCAATTGCGGCATGGAGCTCTTCGCCGACGAGGTCATCGCCGATCTCCTCGAGGACGATCTCGGAACGGCGTCGTTCGACGGCAAGGCCTGGACCAACCCGCATCACCATGGCGGCCATGCCGCCGGCCATTTCGTCAAATGGCACACGATCGGGGACCAAGCGCGGAGCGTGCTGCAGGACGTCCGGCGCATCCGCGAGCATCCGCTCGTGTCCCCGTCCATCCCGATCTATGGCTTCGTCTACGACGTGCGCTCGGGCCGGCTCGACGAGGTGAAGGCGGCGAGCGAGGCGGGCAAGGCGGCGGCGTGA